From a single Mycosarcoma maydis chromosome 14, whole genome shotgun sequence genomic region:
- a CDS encoding uncharacterized protein (related to Uracil permease), with the protein MGFLAALIYKLCSLRVVFFCQPFLRSPKPISSRLLPLENGFSSPPTQNGKLVDTYSSFQLRLSQETALDNHYLKPIPPKRRTWRAIDWISYWISDQFAPATWHLGASMAATGVTARAAIPAVFLGFLCVGFVMWAARVIGATYHIAFPVIIRAPWGIYLFPVAARAFLALMWLSILTVTGGHLTKQLLICLSPRFANIPNHLPDGANITSSGLLCFFMFWLVQTAITMIPVDKLKWLFRFKADICPTALIAIGVFRLYRTHGGGQLVRGPVTAGAWSIIVGLNAATTIYCTVAVNIADFTRFCKSVKPTWQQVLLLPITGTIPCACGFFVADYALTLHGEAAWDPAKLIGLWESRAWTLCGALVFLIATIGVNISANAISFATDAMAVCSAYIDIHRGCLIAGILAVFITPWNLVNSAQGFLNFLGAYGCWLGPISGISLVDYYLLGRQILDVQQLYKHPHGIFSYGKWGIHPRAYIAFATAFFPNLPGFMNAINPSISLVVPIYSFNWYFGFAVASVVYGLLCKHVWPLPKESLLDPCTRTKLTSGMTTRGM; encoded by the coding sequence ATGGGATTCTTAGCTGCCCTTATATACAAGCTTTGCTCGCTCCGTGTCGTCTTCTTTTGTCAACCCTTCCTGCGCTCACCAAAACCCATTTCATCCCGGCTGTTGCCACTTGAAAATGGGTTTTCTTCCCCGCCGACCCAGAATGGCAAACTCGTTGACACTTACAGTAGCTTCCAGCTTCGCCTCTCGCAAGAAACCGCTCTCGACAATCACTATCTCAAACCCATCCCGCCGAAACGACGAACCTGGCGAGCCATCGATTGGATCTCCTACTGGATCTCGGACCAGTTCGCGCCTGCAACATGGCATCTCGGAGCCTCCATGGCAGCTACCGGTGTCACCGCCCGAGCTGCGATCCCTGCCGTCTTTCTCGGCTTTCTCTGCGTCGGCTTCGTCATGTGGGCCGCGAGAGTAATTGGCGCTACCTACCACATCGCTTTCCCTGTTATCATTCGTGCTCCTTGGGGCATCTACCTTTTTCCGGTGGCAGCGAGAGCTTTTTTGGCACTCATGTGGCTCAGCATCCTCACAGTCACGGGTGGGCATCTCACGAAGCAGCTGTTGATCTGCCTCTCGCCAAGGTTTGCGAACATACCGAACCATCTACCTGACGGTGCGAACATCACCTCTAGTGGGCTTCTGTGCTTCTTCATGTTTTGGCTGGTCCAAACCGCAATCACCATGATTCCGGTAGACAAGCTCAAATGGCTCTTCCGCTTCAAGGCGGACATCTGTCCAACGGCTTTGATTGCTATAGGGGTATTTAGACTTTACAGAACACATGGCGGAGGACAATTGGTAAGGGGCCCAGTAACGGCGGGTGCTTGGTCCATCATTGTCGGCTTGAACgcggcgacgacgatctaCTGCACCGTTGCGGTTAATATTGCGGATTTCACTCGATTCTGCAAATCTGTCAAACCGACGTGGCAGCAAGTCTTACTGCTGCCCATCACAGGTACTATTCCATGTGCCTGTGGGTTCTTCGTCGCAGACTATGCGCTAACGCTTCACGGCGAAGCTGCCTGGGATCCAGCCAAGCTGATAGGGCTTTGGGAGAGTCGAGCATGGACGTTGTGCGGTGCGCTCGTGTTCCTCATCGCCACTATCGGCGTCAACATTTCCGCCAATGCAATCTCCTTCGCCACCGACGCCATGGCCGTATGCTCTGCATATATCGACATTCACCGAGGCTGCTTGATTGCTGGTATCCTCGCTGTGTTCATCACACCCTGGAACCTGGTCAACTCTGCTCAAGGCTTCCTCAATTTCCTAGGCGCCTATGGTTGCTGGTTGGGTCCGATCTCCGGCATCTCCCTGGTCGACTACTATCTTCTTGGACGACAAATCCTCGACGTACAACAGCTGTACAAGCATCCGCACGGTATCTTCAGCTACGGAAAGTGGGGGATCCACCCGAGAGCGTACATTGCTTTTGCAACAGCCTTTTTTCCAAACTTGCCCGGATTCATGAATGCTATCAATCCGAGCATTAGCTTGGTTGTTCCCATCTACAGCTTCAACTGGTACTTTGGCTTCGCGGTAGCCTCTGTGGTGTACGGTTTGCTGTGCAAACACGTTTGGCCATTGCCGAAAgagtcgctgctcgacccGTGTACGCGGACGAAGCTTACTTCTGGCATGACTACGAGAGGGATGTGA
- a CDS encoding uncharacterized protein (related to eukaryotic translation initiation factor) has protein sequence MSEPSAVSVAVGEPTTQWAYRAQKSIGLNTGSPSYTSVSGFDQVTGATRVFQYSPDGSTFAAAMDDFTRLVDTRAASTSSVKRDLPVPKVVDLQFSPRGAFLSTWERPSKLDDGSNARNLKMWDTETGETVAAFERKSQEGCFFQFTANEQYCVRQVSTELQIYEPRHITDKGVIGRLRLEGITSFEVGPGDKPSIAVFCGEKKGAPASVRVYSLASLIPCPESPPAPVSQKTFFKADKIQIKWNKAGSALLFMTSTDHDKTGKSYYGETNLYLMSVRGDFDCRVALDKEGPIHDFEWNPNSKEFIVIYGYMPAKAVLFSHRVNVIAELGTQPRNFVAFNPQGRLFCIAGFGNLSGTVDVWDRQELSKGKIFSMDASNSSVCQWSPDGHFLLTATLSPRLRVENGVKIWHCTGQLVHVDMIDELYQAGWRPGSNAGLVAFPAQIPSAPAASAAAASYLATKAATKRPTGTYRPPGARGQGTPDIYKRIDEGGSGASTPDLARSGSQNGTYQAPGSGNRKRAIPGAPGSAPRTNGNAATNQKDGKKKGGKQQQNGKNANAASASVTVVEESAGTASSGAAEVGGNSSAANLEKKVRNLNKKLKAIEELKLRQAGGEKLEAMQLAKIAAEQEVRRDLATLE, from the coding sequence ATGTCCGAACCATCGGCCGTCTCGGTCGCTGTGGGTGAGCCTACCACGCAGTGGGCCTACCGTGCTCAAAAATCCATCGGACTCAACACCGGTTCGCCCTCTTACACCTCCGTCAGCGGCTTTGACCAGGTGACAGGCGCTACTCGCGTCTTTCAGTACAGTCCCGATGGCAGCACCTTTGCCGCCGCCATGGACGATTTCACTCGCCTCGTGGACACTCGTGCtgcctccacctcgtccgTGAAGCGCGATCTTCCGGTCCCCAAGGTCGTCGACCTCCAGTTCTCACCTAGAGGTGCTTTCCTGAGCACATGGGAGCGCCCCTCCAAGCTTGATGACGGCTCCAATGCTCGCAACCTCAAAATGTGGGACACCGAGACTGGAGAGACCGTCGCCGCTTTCGAGCGCAAGTCGCAAGAAGGCTGCTTCTTTCAATTCACCGCCAACGAGCAGTACTGTGTAAGGCAGGTTTCCACCGAGCTCCAGATCTACGAGCCTCGTCATATTACCGACAAGGGCGTCATTGGCAGGTTGCGTCTCGAGGGCATTACCAGCTTTGAAGTTGGTCCAGGCGACAAGCCCAGCATCGCCGTATTTTGTGGCGAGAAAAAGGGCGCTCCCGCTTCCGTTCGCGTCTATTCTCTCGCTTCTCTCATCCCTTGCCCGGAATCTCCCCCCGCGCCCGTCTCGCAAAAGACGTTTTTCAAGGCCGACAAGATTCAAATCAAGTGGAACAAGGCCGGCTCTGCGCTCTTGTTCATGACCTCCACCGACCATGACAAGACCGGCAAATCGTACTACGGTGAAACTAACCTTTACCTCATGTCGGTTCGTGGCGACTTTGACTGCCGTGTTGCGCTCGACAAAGAAGGTCCCATCCACGACTTTGAATGGAACCCCAACTCGAAAGAATTCATCGTCATCTACGGCTACATGCCCGCCAAGGCGGTGCTCTTCAGCCATCGTGTCAACGTcattgccgagctcggcacACAACCACGCAACTTTGTCGCCTTTAACCCACAGGGTCGACTCTTTTGCATTGCTGGCTTCGGCAACCTGTCTGGCACCGTCGACGTCTGGGACCGCCAAGAGCTGTCTAAGGGCAAAATCTTTTCTATGGACGCAAGCAACAGCTCCGTCTGTCAGTGGTCTCCCGATGGCCATTTCTTGCTCACTGCTACACTCAGCCCGCGTCTGCGTGTGGAGAACGGCGTCAAGATTTGGCACTGCACCGGTCAGCTCGTTCACGTCGAcatgatcgacgagctttACCAAGCTGGCTGGCGTCCAGGTTCCAACGCCGGTCTCGTCGCTTTCCCTGCTCAGATCCCGAGCGCACCTGCCGCCtctgccgccgctgcctcgTACCTGGCAACCAAAGCCGCCACCAAGCGACCCACGGGAACTTACCGTCCACCGGGCGCCCGCGGTCAAGGTACACCAGACATTTacaagcgcatcgacgaaGGTGGCTCAGGTGCTTCCACACCAGACCTTGCTCGCTCCGGCTCGCAAAATGGCACCTACCAAGCACCCGGATCAGGTAACCGCAAACGCGCCATCCCCGGTGCACCTGGCTCCGCTCCACGCACCAACGGCAATGCCGCAACCAACCAGAAGgacggcaagaagaagggcggcaagcaacagcagaaTGGCAAGaacgccaacgctgctAGCGCTAGTGTAACAGTGGTAGAAGAATCAGCTGGCACTGCTTCATCTGGTGCTGCAGAGGTAGGCGGCAACTCAAGCGCAGCCAACTTGGAAAAAAAGGTACGCAATCTCAACAAGAAATTGAAGGCcatcgaagagctcaagTTGCGACAGGCAGGCGGTgagaagctcgaagctatgcagctcgccaagattgccgccgagcaagaggtCAGGAGGGATCTTGCTACGTTGGAGTAG